A single region of the Sorghum bicolor cultivar BTx623 chromosome 9, Sorghum_bicolor_NCBIv3, whole genome shotgun sequence genome encodes:
- the LOC8071224 gene encoding class E basic helix-loop-helix protein 22 translates to MFAMASGGGGGGGKEEPGLLVKQGSKLHAKMLSKEAAAQLAVPSFRVYYPVASAGAVPFLWESQPGTPKNDSPSLAALPPLTPPPSYYSSSSAGRSGAGGRSKTHRPGRGLLGAIFPRRITLLRLRPGGGGSSSRTTPAACSSAWSSSSWSSSTSSSSNTSSTMSPVFTVQSQSSPAVHVVGASRGHHRRAFSAGASGGGGDDDDDAEAEEAATPRCFWTDRECCERRVMVKGCGVAVAVRNALATVVAGGKPGRRAAATATTSAAA, encoded by the coding sequence ATGTTCGCCATggcaagcggcggcggcggtggcggcggcaagGAGGAGCCTGGGTTGTTGGTGAAGCAAGGGAGCAAGCTGCACGCCAAGATGCTGTccaaggaggcggcggcgcagcTGGCGGTGCCGTCGTTCCGGGTGTACTACCCCGTAGCCTCGGCGGGCGCGGTGCCGTTCCTGTGGGAGTCGCAGCCGGGCACGCCCAAGAACGACTCGCCCTCCTTGGCCGCGCTCCCGCCGCTCACCCCGCCGCCGTCCTactactcctcctcctccgcgggcaggagcggcgccggcggccgctCCAAGACCCACCGCCCCGGCCGCGGCCTCCTCGGCGCCATCTTCCCCAGGAGGATCACCCTCCTCCGCCTGaggcccggcggcggcggcagcagcagccggaCGACGCCGGCGGCGTGCTCGTCCGCctggtcctcctcctcctggtcGTCCTCCACCAGCTCGAGCTCCAACACGTCGTCCACCATGTCGCCCGTCTTCACCGTGCAGTCGCAGTCGTCGCCCGCCGTGCACGTGGTGGGGGCTTCCCGCGGCCACCACAGGCGCGCGTTCTCGGCTGgcgccagcggcggcggcggcgacgacgacgacgacgcggaggcggaGGAAGCCGCCACGCCGCGGTGCTTCTGGACGGACCGCGAGTGCTGCGAGAGGCGGGTGATGGTCAAGGGGTGCGGCGTCGCCGTGGCCGTCAGGAACGCGCTGGCCACCGTCGTCGCCGGCGGCAAGCCCGGCCGGCGAGCTGCCGCCACTGCCACTACCAGCGCCGCAGCATAG